In Candidatus Binatia bacterium, a single window of DNA contains:
- a CDS encoding patatin-like phospholipase family protein, with product MQKFKRFVALFVAAWLASCARYPLNDELKKYDDTAGYRFSRFSADGQNTDSIFVCLAFSGGGTRAAALSYGVLKKLAEIKIEWEGKQKSLLDEVDCISSVSGGSFTAAYYALFRGRVFSEFPDKFLYRNIQKELISKLFNPINLARILSPYFSRIDLAAELYHDTVFEKQTFAELLASNRRPFLILNATNLALGERFEFTQDQFDRLGSDLAGYPIARAVAASSAFPFLLSPLSLKNQPKPENYQTPLEFKNALQDFERNRRRYEWAKNQVLYEDKENHPYVHLMDGGLADNLGVRFISDSFRRGTIRRLINNDKIKRLVIVVVNAGTQPPEDLDKRESPPGIATVAYKVATISMDNYTFETIEMMKELRDGRLQTQRTIDDCQGKLKACPSAKPLDRLAGGDLEPFVVDINFESLAENPQRRDYFLSLPTSFKLERQQVDNLIAVGGELLEKSQEFKSFMESLKP from the coding sequence TTGCAAAAGTTTAAACGCTTCGTTGCGCTCTTTGTTGCGGCGTGGCTGGCGTCGTGCGCCCGCTACCCACTGAACGATGAGCTCAAGAAGTACGACGATACGGCGGGCTATCGCTTCTCCCGATTCAGCGCCGACGGGCAGAACACCGATTCGATCTTCGTTTGTCTTGCCTTTTCCGGCGGCGGGACGCGCGCCGCCGCTCTATCTTACGGCGTGCTGAAAAAGCTCGCCGAGATCAAGATCGAGTGGGAAGGGAAGCAAAAAAGCCTGTTGGACGAAGTGGACTGCATCTCGTCGGTCTCGGGCGGATCGTTTACCGCGGCTTATTACGCGCTCTTTCGCGGGCGCGTGTTTAGCGAATTTCCCGATAAGTTTCTCTACCGCAACATCCAGAAGGAGCTGATCTCAAAATTGTTCAATCCCATCAATCTCGCCCGCATCCTGTCGCCCTATTTCAGCCGCATTGATCTGGCCGCCGAGCTTTACCACGATACCGTCTTCGAGAAACAAACTTTCGCCGAGCTGCTCGCCTCCAATCGAAGGCCGTTCTTGATTCTCAACGCGACCAACCTGGCGCTGGGCGAGCGCTTCGAATTCACCCAGGACCAGTTCGACCGTCTCGGCTCGGATCTCGCCGGCTATCCCATCGCCCGCGCGGTGGCCGCGTCGTCGGCGTTTCCGTTTCTGCTGAGTCCCTTGAGCTTGAAAAACCAGCCCAAGCCGGAGAACTATCAGACGCCGCTGGAATTCAAGAACGCCTTGCAAGACTTCGAAAGAAACCGCCGGCGCTACGAATGGGCCAAGAACCAGGTTCTCTACGAAGACAAGGAAAACCATCCCTACGTCCATCTGATGGACGGCGGCCTGGCCGACAACCTGGGCGTGCGCTTTATTTCCGACAGCTTTCGCCGGGGAACGATTCGGCGGCTGATCAACAACGATAAGATCAAGCGTCTCGTCATCGTAGTCGTCAACGCCGGAACCCAGCCGCCGGAGGACTTGGACAAGAGGGAGAGTCCGCCCGGTATCGCTACGGTCGCCTACAAAGTCGCCACGATCAGCATGGACAACTACACGTTTGAGACCATTGAGATGATGAAAGAGCTGCGCGACGGGCGCCTGCAGACTCAGCGCACCATCGACGATTGCCAGGGCAAACTCAAAGCGTGCCCGTCGGCCAAGCCGCTCGACCGTCTCGCGGGGGGCGATCTCGAGCCCTTCGTCGTCGATATCAACTTCGAGAGCCTGGCGGAAAACCCGCAGCGGCGCGACTACTTTCTCTCACTGCCGACCTCGTTCAAGCTCGAACGCCAGCAGGTGGACAATTTGATTGCCGTCGGCGGCGAGCTGCTGGAGAAGTCGCAGGAGTTCAAAAGTTTCATGGAGAGCTTGAAACCGTAA
- a CDS encoding PEGA domain-containing protein yields the protein MEHLKVIFPDNGRGVLIDGNPNGTTNVVIQIEAGTYTVSLAPPPDCNPAQCQVVLDPNETGPLSPKEVIFAKV from the coding sequence ATGGAACACCTGAAGGTCATTTTTCCGGACAACGGTCGGGGCGTCTTGATCGACGGAAACCCTAATGGAACAACCAACGTCGTCATCCAAATAGAGGCCGGGACCTACACCGTCTCGCTCGCTCCGCCGCCGGATTGCAATCCGGCGCAGTGTCAGGTGGTTTTGGACCCGAACGAGACCGGACCGCTGAGTCCCAAGGAGGTGATCTTTGCAAAAGTTTAA